The genomic segment GCCAGGATGTTGGTCTGGAACGCAATGCTGTTAATGACTGTCGTGATATCGACAATTTTGCTGGAGCTGCTGGAGATGCGTGACATGGTGTCCATCACCTGCTTCACCGACTCCCCGCCCGTCTGTGCTGTACGCGTGGCGTTGCGGGCAAGCGTACTGGCGTGGCTTGCGTTTTCCGCATTGAGTTTCACCGTACTGCTGAGTTGCTCCATGCTGGAGCTGGTCTGTTCAAGCGCGGCGGCCTGCTCTTCGGAGCGGGTAGACAGTTCATTGTTAACGCCTGACACTTCGCCCGAATGGCTGCGAATGGTCTCGGCACTTGCCCGAATGGCGCTGACGGTTTTTTCCCAGTTATCCTGCATACGCTGGATATAGGGCACCATCAGTCCGATGCAGTTGCGGCCAAGATCCTGAAGTTGTACTTCCAGGTTGCCGTCTGCCAGCACATGCAGATGCTCGCGAATAATTTCAACGGGGCGCACCAGACAGAAATAGAGGTAGCGTTCCATCAGGATAGTGAGCGCAATGCTGCCCACCACAGAGGCGCTGAGCATAAACTGGGCGGTATCGACCCAGCCCGCCTGCTCGGGCGTCAGTTTAAGACTATTTTCCAGGTGATGTAGAAACCAGAGGGTCGCGCCAGAGACCCCCACCCAGGCGATAGTGGAAAACAACAAGACCCACACGACCATCGCGCGGATTTTGACATTACGGATAAAGTTCATAGTCGATTCCCGGTGTTAAGAAGCCGTCCCTGCGCGGATCATGACGGTATCTGTCCCGGTCCTCTCTGTACTTCTTTGTGTCACAGATGAAGACTTACCGTATCGTAGTTGTCGGCCTGCGCACGACAAACTTAAGCAATGAAACAATAAAGTTAAGTAAATGTTTAAAGTAACGTAACGTTACCTTCCTGCTAAGGCGCGTAAAACAGGGTGAACCGGCGGCTTTTCAGGCGATTGCAAAAGGCATGACCGTGGCATGATGCTAATAAGGCAAACTTTGTGAGAAAACCGATGCGCAAGGTCATTTTAATTACCGCGCTGCTCGCGCTGGGCGGTTGCACCATTACCAAAACGCCACAGATTGTTGGCGGCAGTAAAGTTACCGGCACCGTCAGGCTTGGGATCAGCGAACAGCCCCTGCAACATGCGAAGGTGGATAACTATGTGGCGCAGTCGATGGCGAACCGCCAGTGCCAGGACTGGGGATATGCTGTGGCCGAGGCCTATGGCGCGCCGGTGAAAACCTGTTCCGTCATTACCGGCACGCAGTGCCTAAACGACTCCATCGTGCTGGAGTATCAGTGCCGCGGTTACACCATTAATAACCACGCCGCAAGCGGCTGGTAATGGCGCTTTACAGCCACTGCCGTCGCGCAGTGGCTTTTTCTTTTCGGCGCTCCCGAAGATTTTCCCGCGGCTTTACGTAAATTCTCACCGCTAATATTTACCTGATTTTTATTTCGCGTCTTCCCGCCCTCAATAATAATTCTCATTTCATTAATAAATGATTTTAATTCCTGTTTGCATTATTAACGCCGGATATTTTTTATTTTATGTTTTGCAAACAGTTTAATAACAAATTATAGTGCAGCGATAATTACCCCCCCTATTGCGGAGCGACTATGCTGAAGCCAGATATGATTGAAAAACTTAATGAGCAGATGAATCTTGAACTCTATTCTTCTCTGCTTTATCAGCAGATGAGCGCCTGGTGCAGCTACCATAGCTTTGAAGGGGCGGCGGCCTTTTTAAGCCGTCATGCGCAGGAAGAGATGACGCATATGCAGCGTCTTTTCAACTATCTGACCGATACTGGCAGTTTCCCGCGCATTAATGCGGTGCCGTCACCGTTTGCTGACTACGCCTCGCTGGATGCACTTTTCCAGGCAACCTACGAACATGAACAGCTCATTACCCGCCAGATTAATGCACTGGCGCATGTGGCGATGACAACTCAGGATTATCCAACGTTTAATTTCCTGCAATGGTACGTTGCAGAACAACACGAAGAAGAGAAACTGTTTAAATCGGTACTGGATAAACTGAGCCTGGCAGGTAAAAGCGGTGAAGGCCTTTACTTTATCGATAAAGAACTGGCGACCCTCGACGCGCAGGCCTGATATTTCCACGGTAATGGTGCTCGCCATTACCGGTTTTACTTTCCCTTCAGTTTATTCTGCCCCTTCTTTTATCTTCGTTGTTAACGTGATTTAGCGCCTCTCCTTTCCGGGAAAGGCACCCTGCTGCCTGCCAGAAACCCGTAAAGATAAAATTACAGCTTTCGTAACGCCAGTTTGACGAAAAGGTCAGAATTCTTTACCCTGCGCAGCATTCTTTTCTGGCAATCGTTTCAGGACAGCACACCGCGTGAAGAACCGCACTCTTGGCAGTATTTTTATCGTCGCCGGTACAACGATCGGCGCAGGAATGCTCGCTATGCCGCTGGCGGCGGCTGGCGTCGGCTTTGGCGTGACGGCGCTCCTGCTCTTTTTATTGTGGGCGTTGATGTGTTATACCGCGCTCCTGCTGGTCGAGGTCTACCAGCACCACGCGGCTTCTACAGGGCTTGGAACACTGGCGCTGCATTATCTGGGCAAACCGGGGCAGTGGCTTGCGGGCTTCAGCATGTTGTTTTTAATGTATGCGCTTACGGCGGCTTATATCAGCGGCGCAGGCGAGTTGCTGGCATCAAGCCTTAGCCAGTGGACGGGGCTGCACCTGACGCCTGCGGCCGGCGTGCTGGCCTTTACCCTCGTGGGCGGGCTTATCGTCAGTATTGGCACGCACAGTGTGGATCTCGTCAACCGGCTGCTGTTTACGGCGAAAATCGTCTTTCTGGTTGTGATGCTGGTGATGATGATGCCGCACATTCATCAGGCGAATCTGCTGACAATGCCGCTGGAGCAAGGGCTGGCGCTTTCTGCCCTGCCGGTCATGTTTACTTCTTTTGGGTTTCACGGCAGCGTACCGAGCGTGGTGAGCTATATGAAAGGCGA from the Cronobacter condimenti 1330 genome contains:
- a CDS encoding methyl-accepting chemotaxis protein; the encoded protein is MNFIRNVKIRAMVVWVLLFSTIAWVGVSGATLWFLHHLENSLKLTPEQAGWVDTAQFMLSASVVGSIALTILMERYLYFCLVRPVEIIREHLHVLADGNLEVQLQDLGRNCIGLMVPYIQRMQDNWEKTVSAIRASAETIRSHSGEVSGVNNELSTRSEEQAAALEQTSSSMEQLSSTVKLNAENASHASTLARNATRTAQTGGESVKQVMDTMSRISSSSSKIVDITTVINSIAFQTNILALNAAVEAARAGEQGRGFAVVAGEVRNLASRSAQAAKEIETLLNESVSNIQTGSGQVKKAGEAMDDILSAVRQVNDIMGEIASASGEQSDGITQIGLAVKEMDAVTQQNVQLVQQSVLASNDLERQAGHLTEVVGLFRLAGHNTRAKPAPTAALVRPAPASAASPKVAVGETNWETF
- the yecR gene encoding YecR family lipoprotein; translation: MRKPMRKVILITALLALGGCTITKTPQIVGGSKVTGTVRLGISEQPLQHAKVDNYVAQSMANRQCQDWGYAVAEAYGAPVKTCSVITGTQCLNDSIVLEYQCRGYTINNHAASGW
- the ftnA gene encoding non-heme ferritin; its protein translation is MLKPDMIEKLNEQMNLELYSSLLYQQMSAWCSYHSFEGAAAFLSRHAQEEMTHMQRLFNYLTDTGSFPRINAVPSPFADYASLDALFQATYEHEQLITRQINALAHVAMTTQDYPTFNFLQWYVAEQHEEEKLFKSVLDKLSLAGKSGEGLYFIDKELATLDAQA
- the tyrP gene encoding tyrosine transporter TyrP, with translation MKNRTLGSIFIVAGTTIGAGMLAMPLAAAGVGFGVTALLLFLLWALMCYTALLLVEVYQHHAASTGLGTLALHYLGKPGQWLAGFSMLFLMYALTAAYISGAGELLASSLSQWTGLHLTPAAGVLAFTLVGGLIVSIGTHSVDLVNRLLFTAKIVFLVVMLVMMMPHIHQANLLTMPLEQGLALSALPVMFTSFGFHGSVPSVVSYMKGDVRKLRVIFITGSAIPLVAYLFWQLATLGTIPSTTFIGLLATHAGLNGLLQAVRDVVALPHVELAVHLFADLALATSFLGVSLGLFDYLADMFKRRRTLAGRAQSGLLTFIPPLAFALFYPQGFVMALGYAGVALAVLALLLPSLLVWQSRKHHSAGWRVAGGKVMLAVVFLCGLSIVAIQFLISAGVLREVG